From the Prosthecobacter dejongeii genome, one window contains:
- the bioA gene encoding adenosylmethionine--8-amino-7-oxononanoate transaminase, whose amino-acid sequence MTSLLQIEKRHLWHPFTPMQAWCDEGHEPLMLVSGQGCYLRDQHGRDYLDGNSSIWTNIHGHSHPTIHAAIRAQLDQIAHTSFLGFTHEPAIQLGQQLVDLLPGSQLSRVFYSDNGSTAIECAIRMALQYWKQNGHPQRDTILAFDRAYHGDTLGAASVGGIPVFKGSGNDFGYRVQRVPTFEALDQLPPEEVARLSAVIIEPLIQGSAGMRLWPNGMLKALSDWCRQRDVFLILDEVMTGFGRTGKMFACQHEEVVPDFLCLAKGLTGGYLPLAATMTTERVFEGFLGAGRAFYYGHSYTANQLGCAAALGSLQVFREEQVLERLPEKIRVFTSLLDSLRDIPSVIDIRQCGLVAGIEIGPYAPEKLMGVKTCLEARKHGLLTRPVVDTLVLMPPLAATESELEKMVDALRQAIVTIAATV is encoded by the coding sequence ATGACCTCTCTCCTCCAGATCGAAAAACGGCATCTCTGGCATCCCTTCACGCCCATGCAGGCGTGGTGTGATGAGGGGCATGAGCCGTTGATGTTGGTGTCGGGTCAGGGCTGTTATTTGCGAGATCAGCATGGGCGCGATTACCTGGATGGTAACAGCTCCATTTGGACGAACATTCACGGGCATAGTCATCCCACCATCCATGCCGCCATCCGGGCGCAGTTGGATCAAATCGCGCATACGTCCTTCCTCGGCTTCACGCATGAGCCTGCCATTCAGCTCGGTCAGCAACTGGTGGATCTCTTGCCCGGCAGCCAGCTGAGCCGGGTGTTTTATTCGGACAATGGCTCCACGGCCATCGAGTGCGCCATCCGCATGGCCTTGCAGTATTGGAAACAAAATGGGCATCCGCAGCGGGATACCATCCTGGCCTTTGATCGCGCTTACCATGGCGATACCCTGGGCGCGGCCAGTGTGGGGGGCATCCCGGTCTTTAAGGGCAGTGGTAATGACTTCGGTTATCGTGTCCAGCGTGTGCCCACGTTTGAGGCTCTGGATCAACTGCCTCCAGAGGAAGTCGCGCGGCTTTCCGCTGTCATCATTGAACCTCTCATCCAAGGCAGCGCTGGCATGCGCCTGTGGCCTAACGGCATGTTAAAAGCTCTGAGTGATTGGTGCCGCCAGCGCGATGTCTTCCTCATCCTGGATGAAGTGATGACAGGTTTCGGCCGCACGGGGAAGATGTTTGCCTGCCAGCATGAGGAGGTGGTGCCAGACTTTCTTTGTCTGGCGAAGGGCCTCACGGGTGGCTACTTGCCGCTGGCTGCGACGATGACAACTGAGCGTGTGTTTGAAGGTTTTCTCGGTGCCGGGCGTGCTTTTTATTACGGTCATAGTTATACGGCGAATCAACTCGGCTGCGCTGCGGCGCTGGGGAGCTTGCAGGTCTTCCGGGAAGAACAGGTCCTGGAGCGTCTGCCGGAAAAGATCCGCGTCTTCACGTCGCTGCTCGATTCCTTGCGGGATATCCCCTCTGTCATAGACATCCGCCAATGCGGGCTGGTGGCGGGCATCGAGATCGGACCCTACGCCCCTGAGAAACTCATGGGCGTGAAGACCTGCCTGGAAGCACGCAAGCATGGTCTTCTGACGCGGCCCGTGGTGGATACGCTCGTGCTCATGCCACCGCTCGCTGCGACGGAATCCGAGTTGGAAAAAATGGTGGATGCGCTGCGCCAAGCCATCGTGACCATCGCCGCTACAGTGTAA
- a CDS encoding M3 family metallopeptidase — protein sequence MAQPFLTQDFHIRWSTLDSSCIQADIKTALEQADANINRLIEQDRGKMNFDTVVLALDESTRALNEAWGLVQHLDALCNSPAMREAHNAMLAEVSSFFAKIPLNEHLWDLLETYSKTEEARDLSPVRKRALKETMESFIQAGSNLPPEKKKRLEELESELCQATQKYSENVLDSTNKWELILTDADRLKGMPQSAIDAARAEAAAKGLGTPEAPHYRLTLKAPSMIPVMEYAEDESLRKAVWEGSTGIGRGGDHDNTELIWKILRLRHEKAQLMGKSNFADHVLQQRMAKNGQTALQFIENLHAKVKGAFDRETIQLQEYRADAVGQAADLLQPWEVGYWAEKQRKAEYDFDEEELRPYFPLDKVLGGMFRLAEMVFDLRIVGRDVVHYPAGESGPASTQPGELGPVEVWHPDVKFYEVRNEKGVHIGSFYADWHPRDSKRGGAWMNYLKGGVPPSGERDRRLHLGLICGNMTPPVDGKPALLTHDEVCTVFHEFGHLLHQLLGNVEIPSLNGVNVYWDFVELPSQILENFCWERESLDLFARHHETGETIPARLLKKVLAAKNYRSASDIVRQLSFGKLDLELHMHHATDEGADLDQLSRQLLKPYLMPLKTETPSMARRFGHLFSSPVGYAAGYYSYKWAEVLDADAFTRFQNEGVLNPKVGRDFRDKVLSKGNSEDPAKLFRDFMGRDPDPMALLIRAALA from the coding sequence ATGGCTCAACCGTTCCTCACACAGGACTTTCACATCCGCTGGTCCACCCTGGATTCCTCCTGCATTCAGGCGGATATCAAAACCGCACTGGAGCAGGCCGACGCGAACATCAACCGCCTCATCGAACAAGATCGCGGCAAGATGAACTTCGACACCGTCGTGCTGGCGCTGGATGAATCCACTCGCGCGCTTAACGAAGCCTGGGGCCTGGTGCAGCACCTGGATGCCCTGTGCAACTCTCCTGCCATGCGGGAAGCTCACAATGCGATGCTGGCGGAGGTGAGCTCCTTTTTTGCCAAGATCCCCCTCAATGAACACCTGTGGGATCTGCTGGAAACCTACAGTAAAACGGAAGAGGCCCGCGACCTATCCCCCGTGCGCAAACGGGCGCTGAAGGAGACGATGGAGAGCTTTATCCAGGCGGGATCGAACCTGCCGCCAGAGAAAAAGAAGCGCCTGGAAGAACTGGAGTCTGAGCTGTGTCAGGCCACGCAAAAGTACTCTGAGAACGTGCTCGATTCCACCAACAAGTGGGAGCTGATCCTCACGGATGCGGATCGCCTCAAAGGCATGCCGCAGTCTGCGATTGACGCCGCACGTGCCGAGGCTGCGGCCAAGGGCCTAGGTACCCCTGAGGCTCCGCATTATCGCCTCACACTCAAGGCCCCTTCCATGATCCCGGTGATGGAGTATGCGGAAGATGAAAGCCTGCGCAAAGCTGTGTGGGAAGGCTCCACCGGCATTGGCCGTGGCGGTGACCATGACAACACCGAGCTGATTTGGAAGATCCTGCGCCTGCGCCATGAAAAGGCCCAACTCATGGGCAAGTCGAACTTTGCCGACCACGTGCTGCAGCAGCGCATGGCGAAGAATGGACAAACGGCACTCCAGTTCATCGAGAACCTGCACGCCAAGGTAAAGGGCGCTTTTGATCGCGAAACGATCCAGCTCCAAGAATACCGCGCCGATGCCGTGGGCCAAGCGGCTGATCTCCTACAACCGTGGGAAGTGGGCTACTGGGCGGAAAAACAGCGCAAGGCTGAGTACGACTTTGATGAGGAAGAACTGCGCCCTTACTTCCCGCTCGATAAGGTGCTAGGCGGCATGTTCCGGCTGGCGGAAATGGTCTTTGACCTCCGCATCGTGGGCCGGGATGTGGTGCACTACCCCGCAGGAGAATCTGGCCCTGCCAGCACCCAACCTGGGGAACTGGGCCCGGTGGAAGTGTGGCACCCAGATGTGAAATTCTATGAAGTGCGTAACGAAAAGGGTGTCCACATCGGCTCCTTCTACGCAGATTGGCACCCGCGCGACTCCAAGCGCGGCGGTGCCTGGATGAACTATCTCAAAGGCGGCGTGCCCCCGAGTGGAGAGCGCGACCGCCGCCTGCACCTGGGCCTCATCTGCGGCAACATGACTCCCCCTGTGGATGGCAAGCCAGCGCTGCTGACACATGACGAAGTGTGTACCGTTTTCCATGAATTCGGCCACCTGTTGCATCAGTTGTTAGGCAACGTGGAGATCCCGTCTTTAAACGGCGTGAATGTCTATTGGGACTTTGTGGAACTGCCCTCCCAAATTCTGGAAAACTTCTGCTGGGAGCGTGAGAGTCTGGACCTCTTTGCCCGCCACCATGAAACGGGCGAGACCATCCCAGCCCGCCTGCTGAAAAAGGTGCTGGCGGCCAAGAACTACCGCAGCGCCAGCGACATCGTACGCCAGCTTTCTTTTGGCAAGCTGGACCTGGAACTGCACATGCACCACGCCACGGATGAAGGCGCAGATCTGGATCAACTCTCACGCCAGTTGTTGAAGCCCTACCTCATGCCCCTGAAGACGGAGACGCCCTCCATGGCGCGGCGTTTTGGTCACCTCTTCAGCAGCCCGGTCGGTTATGCCGCCGGCTATTACAGCTACAAATGGGCGGAGGTGCTGGATGCCGATGCCTTCACCCGTTTCCAAAACGAAGGAGTGCTAAATCCCAAGGTGGGCCGTGACTTTCGTGACAAGGTGCTGAGCAAGGGCAACTCCGAAGACCCAGCGAAGCTCTTCCGCGACTTCATGGGCCGTGATCCAGACCCGATGGCGTTGCTGATTCGTGCGGCCTTGGCGTGA